The Pseudonocardia sp. HH130630-07 DNA window GGCCCGTTCCAGCCGGGCCTCGGCCAGCTCCTTCTGCTCCTGGGAGATGGTCAGCGTGGTGACCCGGGCGCCGCGCTGCGCGGCCCGCGTCGCGAGCCCGCCCCAGCCGGTGCCGATCTCCAGGACGTGCGTGCCGTCGGTGACGCCGGCCATGTCCAGGATGCCGTCGATCTTGCGTTCCTGGGCCCGGACCAGGTCGTCCGAGCCGTCGGCGAACCAGCCTGCGGAGTAGGACATGGTGTCGTCGAGGAACAGCGAGAACAGGTCGTTGGACAGGTCGTAGTGCCGGTGGATGTTCTCCCGCGACCCCTCCAGCGAGTTGACCTCCTCACGGGGCTGACGGGCCTCGACGTAGCGCCGCGCCATCCGCTGCAGGGCCGGCGGGATCAGCGTCGACAGCTTCGCCGCGAACGGGGTGAGCAGGCCGGGCAGGTCCGTCGTCGTCCAGTCACCGACCATGTAGGACTCGCCGAAACCGATCTTGGAGTCGGCACCGAGCCGGGCGAAGAACGCGTCCGGGCGCTCGATCCGCATGACCGGCGAGTCCGGCCCGCCGGCGCCGATCCGGTCCCCGCCGGGGAACACCACCCGTACCGGGAGGTTCCGGACGGCGTTGCGGAACAGCGCCTGCGCCACCCGGGCCTTGACCGGTGCGACCGGCGGGGTCGCGAGGCCGGGCCACACGCCCTCGTTCGGCCGGGGTACGGCGTGGCCGCGGGTGCGGGCCGGTCGGGCCCGGCCCGCCGCCGGTGCGTCGTGCTGCATGGTCATCGGGTGACCCCTTCCTCGCGACGGTCCGTCATGGAGTGTTCGGTCAGCTGTGTCGTCTGGTTCTGCGGCGGCCGGGTGGGCCGGGCCACGATCGGCATCCGGCGCAGCCACAGCCCGATGCCGTGCCACCGGATGAGCGCGGAGGTCCGCAGGGTGACCAGCGGGCGGCGCAGCAGCATGGCGAGTACCCGGCCGGGGGTGGCCGGGAGCCGCCGCCCGGCGAGCGTGGCGACGAAGGCGGGCCGCCCGTCCTGGTGCAGGGTGACGGCGATGCCGAGGCGCTCGTCCGGCTCCGGCAGGCGCATCGAGTAGTGCCCCTCGACGGTGAGGAACGGCGAGACGTAGAAGTCCTTGTCCACCAGCGCCCGGCCGCTCTCGTCCGGGTACAGCAGGTAGCAGTGCCGCTCGCCGTAGGTGTTGTGCACCTCCGCGATCACGCAGGCCAGCGAGCCGTCGGGCCGGTGGCACCAGAACACCGAGATCGGGTTGAACACGTGGCCGAGCTCGCGGGCGTGGGCGAGCATCAGCACCCGCCCGCCCGCGAGGTCGACGTGGTGGGCGGCGAGGAACTCCTCGACGTTGTCCCGGATGCTGCGGTCCGGGTCGCCCAGGTGGTCGCGGGCGCAGAACCGGGCGAACGGCCGCAGTGGCCACGGCAGCCGGGGCAGGTCGTCGAGGTCGACCAGCCACAGGTGGATGGGGTGCGCGAAGGCGGTGTCCAGGTCGCGCCGGCGGGCGTGCCGGACCTCGGCCTCGTAGATCGCCGCCGCTACCACGACACGCCCAGCGCGCGGGCCGCCCGGACCCCGGACGCGCAGCCGTCCTCGTGGAAGCCCCAGCCGTGGTAGGCACCCGCGTAAGCGGTGACCGGGGAGTTCAGCTCCGGCAGCCGGCGCTGTGCGGCGACCGACTCCGGGGTGTAGATCGGGTGCTCGTAGGTCATCCGGGCGACGACCGCGTCCGGGTCGACCCGGCCGGCGCCGTTCAGGGTGACCACCCAGTCGTCCGGGTCGGTGAGCCGCATCAGGCGGTTCATGTCGTAGCTGACCAGCACCGGCGCCTCGGCGCTGTCGGCGCAGGCGGGCTTGAGGTAGTTCCAGGACGCGCGGGCCCCGGTCGCGCGCGGCAGCAGCGAGGCGTCGTGGTGCAGCCAGGTCTCGTTGCGCGCGTAGGAGAACGCGCCCAGCACCGAGCGCTCGTCGTCGGTCGGGTCGGCCAGCAGCCGCAACGCCTGGTCCGGGTGGGTGGCGACGACGATCCGGTCGTACGCGGTGACGTCGTCGGCCTCGTCGCGCACCTCGGCACCGGCCGGGGTCCGCAGCACCGACCGGACCGGGGTCCCGGTCCGCACCACGGGCAGCTGCTTGACGATCCGGTCCACGTAGGACCGGGAGCCGCCGGTCACGGTGCGCCACTGCGGCGAGCCGCCGATGGACAGCATCCCGTGGTGGTCGAGGAAGGTGAACAGGTAGCGGGCCGGGTAGCTGGTGGAGATGGCGGCGCCGGCGGACCAGACGCAGGAGACGACCGGGATCATGAAGTGCTCGACGAAGTACCGGGAGTAGCCACCGATCGCGAGGAACGCGCCGAGGGTGACGTCGCCGGCCTCGGGGGAGTCGAGCACCCGGCGCGCGTGCCGGTGGAACCGGACGACCTCGGCCAGCATGGCGAGGTAGCGCGGCCGGGCCAGGTTCGACGCCCGCGGGAACAGCCCGCCGATCTTGCGTGCCCCCGCGTACTCCAGCCCGCAGCCGTCGCACCGGACCGACATCGACATGTCGGAGTCCTGGGTGGACACACCCAGCTCGCCGAACAGCCGGAGCAGGTTCGGGTAGGTGCGGTCGTTGTGCACGATGAAGCCGGTGTCGACCCGGCTCGTCCCGCCGTCGGACGTCGCCAGCTCGTGGGTGTGGGCATGGCCGCCGGGGCGGTCGTCGGCCT harbors:
- a CDS encoding SAM-dependent methyltransferase, with the protein product MTMQHDAPAAGRARPARTRGHAVPRPNEGVWPGLATPPVAPVKARVAQALFRNAVRNLPVRVVFPGGDRIGAGGPDSPVMRIERPDAFFARLGADSKIGFGESYMVGDWTTTDLPGLLTPFAAKLSTLIPPALQRMARRYVEARQPREEVNSLEGSRENIHRHYDLSNDLFSLFLDDTMSYSAGWFADGSDDLVRAQERKIDGILDMAGVTDGTHVLEIGTGWGGLATRAAQRGARVTTLTISQEQKELAEARLERAGVADRVQVLLRDYREAQGSYDAVVSVEMVEAVGVAYWPTYFAALDRLLKPGGRVGLQAITMPHDRMVVAKDDYTWIHKYVFPGGIIPSVTSIEQNLAADTTLHVAERRSLGSDYARTLGHWRERFLDRWDDVAALGFDETFRRMWEFYLGYCEAGFRVGYLDVHQFSLQRKPSFG
- a CDS encoding DUF1365 domain-containing protein is translated as MVAAAIYEAEVRHARRRDLDTAFAHPIHLWLVDLDDLPRLPWPLRPFARFCARDHLGDPDRSIRDNVEEFLAAHHVDLAGGRVLMLAHARELGHVFNPISVFWCHRPDGSLACVIAEVHNTYGERHCYLLYPDESGRALVDKDFYVSPFLTVEGHYSMRLPEPDERLGIAVTLHQDGRPAFVATLAGRRLPATPGRVLAMLLRRPLVTLRTSALIRWHGIGLWLRRMPIVARPTRPPQNQTTQLTEHSMTDRREEGVTR
- a CDS encoding NAD(P)/FAD-dependent oxidoreductase, with product MTGRPTVAVVGSGVSGLTAAYLLSKTHDVTLYEADDRPGGHAHTHELATSDGGTSRVDTGFIVHNDRTYPNLLRLFGELGVSTQDSDMSMSVRCDGCGLEYAGARKIGGLFPRASNLARPRYLAMLAEVVRFHRHARRVLDSPEAGDVTLGAFLAIGGYSRYFVEHFMIPVVSCVWSAGAAISTSYPARYLFTFLDHHGMLSIGGSPQWRTVTGGSRSYVDRIVKQLPVVRTGTPVRSVLRTPAGAEVRDEADDVTAYDRIVVATHPDQALRLLADPTDDERSVLGAFSYARNETWLHHDASLLPRATGARASWNYLKPACADSAEAPVLVSYDMNRLMRLTDPDDWVVTLNGAGRVDPDAVVARMTYEHPIYTPESVAAQRRLPELNSPVTAYAGAYHGWGFHEDGCASGVRAARALGVSW